One window of Erinaceus europaeus chromosome 6, mEriEur2.1, whole genome shotgun sequence genomic DNA carries:
- the LOC103123949 gene encoding ubiquitin carboxyl-terminal hydrolase isozyme L1-like, whose protein sequence is MQLKPMEINPEMLNKVLAQLGVASQWRFVDVLGLEDESLGSVPAPACALLLLFPLTAQHENLRKKQIEELKGQEVSPKVFFMKQTIGNSCGTIGLIHAVANNQDKLEFEDGSVLKQFLSETEKLSPEDRAKCFEKNEAIQAAHDAVAQEGQCRVDDKVNFHFILFNNVDGHLYELDGRMPFPVNHGSSSEDSLMQDAAKVCREFTEREQGEVRFSAVALCKAA, encoded by the coding sequence ATGCAGCTCAAGCCGATGGAGATCAACCCCGAGATGCTGAACAAAGTGCTGGCCCAGCTGGGGGTCGCCAGCCAGTGGCGCTTCGTAGACGTGTTGGGGCTGGAGGATGAGTCGCTGGGTTCAGTGCCGGCGCCCGCCTGtgcactgctgctgctgtttccCCTCACAGCCCAGCATGAGAACCTCAGGAAAAAACAGATTGAAGAACTGAAGGGACAAGAAGTCAGTCCTAAAGTCTTCTTTATGAAGCAGACCATTGGTAACTCCTGTGGAACCATCGGACTGATACATGCAGTGGCCAATAATCAAGACAAGCTGGAGTTTGAGGATGGATCAGTCCTGAAACAGTTTCTTTCTGAAACAGAGAAGTTATCCCCTGAAGACAGGGCAAAATGCTTTGAAAAGAATGAGGCCATTCAGGCAGCCCATGATGCTGTGGCACAGGAAGGCCAATGTCGGGTAGATGATAAGGTGAACTTTCATTTTATTCTGTTCAACAATGTGGATGGCCACCTCTATGAACTCGATGGACGAATGCCTTTCCCCGTGAACCATGGCTCCAGTTCTGAGGACTCACTGATGCAGGATGCTGCCAAGGTGTGCAGAGAATTCACTGAGCGTGAGCAAGGAGAAGTCCGCTTTTCTGCTGTGGCCCTCTGCAAGGCCGCCTAA